The genomic window AAACAAGGCTCTTCGTTACAAATAAGAAGGTCGGTTGATTCCTCAGTGATTTTCCACTGTTCACCTCTCCTAACTGTTTGTATATGAAGTTTACGGCTTATTATATTATTGGATTCTTTAAATTTTAGCCTTAAATCAACAACAAAAAAATTTTCTTCACCTTCTTTTATTGTATTAACCTTAACTGAGTCTAATGGTTCAATATCTTTTAGGAAATGATATCGTTGTTCCTTTTCATCTAATAGTTTTTTAAACATAAATTCATCTTTTTGATCTATTGCAGTAAAGAAAAGTAATACAGTTTCTTTAGCAGTTAATGTTTTTAGCTGTTTATCAACTATACCAGCTGCTTTCCAAATCATCATTTGATGTGCTAAATCAACTTTTCTACTTCCATGGGTTTTACTGTCTTTAAAATGTATGCAAAAATGCCCGTTGAAATTATTATCACTAATACTTCCACCACCATGAGGCATACCATTCATTGAACCAGCTAGAAGTCTACCATCATATAATTCAACAACTACTGCCCTTCTTTTCCAGCTCCATTGATTATTATATATTTTCTTCATTATTTTAGTATCTTTTGCTGTAAGTGGTTGAACATCTACATGATAAGTTCCACCTCTACGTTGAACTGCAAAGCTAAGATTAGTTTCTATATCAGTAACTTTAGCATACGAATATTTTGGAAATAATGGGTTTACCTCATTCCAAGCCAACCATTCACCTATTAATTCTTTTTCAGGTACAGTTTCAGGAGTTTTAGGTTGTTCTGGATTAATTAAATTAAATTTATTAATTATAATAGCAGTTAATATCACAATAATAATTAATAATAAAAAATACCAGTATTTTCTAATAGTAATGACCAAATAAACCTCTCCTTTCCTAGTTTCTATATATGACCGAGAGATTTATTTTAGTCTAAATTATTAAAATAAAAGAAAGTACTGATTTTAATTTATCAGTACTTTCTTAAATCTTTTTAATTAAAATTTTAAAATTATCCTGTTTCGCTTTTTAATCCTTCTATTGTTTTAATTACTATATTAGTTAATACTGGAGCTACAACTAAACCGACTATTCCACCTAGTATAAAACCACCATATAATGCAATTAAGGTGATAAAGGGATTTAGTCCTATTAAGTCACCAAATATCTTTGGTTCTAAATATCTTCTAGCTATCATCATAACTATATAAAATAATAAAATAATAAACGCATTAATAGGATTGCCAGTTAAAAAAAGAATTCCTGACCAAGGTAATAATAATAATGCTGGACCTATAACAGGGATAATATCTAATATTCCTACAATTATTGCTAACAGTAAAGCGAATTCAATGTTTAGTAGCTTGAAAACTATATATGCTGATGTAGCTGTTAATAGTACCAAAAATAAATATACTTTTATAAAGGTTAATGTGGAAGTTGCTGCTAAAGTAATAGTATCTGTAACTTTACCCATATTCTTTTTTGCAAAGTAATTGGTAATTTTATCACGCATTTTTTCATAATCAACAAGTATAAAGAAGGCTGCTATTATTGAAATAATCAAAAACAAAAAGAAACCTGGTACATTACCTGCAATTTTAAAAGAATAGTTTAAGACTGAATCAGTGAAGGCTTGTAAATCTGCAAATATTCTAGTAATAGTTGCTTCATTTAATTGAATACCACCTGGTAATACTAACTCGTTATATTTTAATTGATCTAAAATATCATATAATGTTGCCATAGATAAATCTGAATATTGATTTAAATTATTATATAGCTTCATTATTTCTCTATATAATATGTTTAGTAAAACAGTAAAGAAAAAAGTAACTGCAATTACAAAAGACAATAATAAAATGAAAGCAGAAAAACTCCGCCTTAATTTAGTTTTTCTTTCTAAGAATAATTGTGTTGGACGTATAATATTAACTATAAAAATAGCAAGTAGAAATGGGAATAGAATAATAAAAGTAATTGAAGTTATTTCTTTTAGAATAGGAAGTACATAGCTATAACCAATTACTACCGATACTAATACTACTAAAACTGTTAACGAAATTATTAATTTTTCATTCCAATTAGTGTTCATATTCAACTTTCCTTATTTATTATTGAATTAAATTAGAGTATATCAAATAAATAATGTATAAAGAAAGTAAAAATAATGGAATTTCCAAGGTTTATTCATTTTAATATAAGAAGTGTTAATAATTTAAGATAGCTTCTTCTGCCTCCTTTTCAGTTATAAATTCTAATTCAACCATTCTGTTTAAAACTATTTTTTGTCGATTGATTGCTGAAGTCCAGTTTTTATTAGGTGCATAAATAGATGGTGCTTGTACTAAGCCAGCTAATAAAGCTGACTCACCTAGGGTTAAATCTTCAACATTTTTATAAAAATAGTTTTTAGCTGCCTGACTAATTCCCCAATTACCATTACCAAAATATATTTGATTTAAGTACATTTCTAAAATTTTTTCTTTACTAAATCGTTGCTCGAGCTGTTTTGCTATACTTACTTCTGCTATTTTTCTTTCTAATGTTTGATCATGTCCTAAAAATAAATTTCTAGCAAGTTGTTGAGTAATAGTACTTCCCCCCTGGGCAAGTTCTTTAAAATAAATATTAACTGCAATTGCTCTAATAACGCCTTTTACATCAACACCGCGATGCTGAAAAAATCTATTGTCTTCGATAGCAATAAACGCGTTAATTAAATCTTGTGGAATATCATGTAGTTCAACGTACTTGATATTACGTTCAGTATATCCTAATACTAAGCTGTCACCTACTTTTTCTATTTTAATATTTTCTAGATATAAAGGTTCAGGATTATCCCAATCAATAGCAAAAAAGACTCCACTACTAAAACTATAGCTAACTAAAGCTATAATAATAACCATGGCTATTATTAGATAAACTAATTTTCTAATAAAACGCATATAAACACCTCAATATCTAACATCAAGACAAAAAATTCTTTCCACATTTTAAGTTAGTTATAATTTGCTATTAATAATATACCAATAAGTTACTATTGAATATATTAAATCAATCATTATATAATATATTTACTAAAACAAAGCGAAAAACCTGCAATGTTGGTGAATTCATTTATTTTTAAACCACATATATAATTAGGGAGTTAAGGTCTAATAGTGGAAGTCAGGCCACAACAATTAGTGGAAGGCAGAACCTAATAGCCAACACCCACTTGAGTGAGGAGTGGGTTTTTAAAATAGATTTGATAAACACGGCAAAGCGGGTATAAATTTTATAGTAAAGCTTATAGAGCGGTATAGTTATAAAACTCTACCGCTCTTTTTTGTTCTATATATATAGATCTCTTTCTCCTTGTTTTAATCTTTCGATATTATTAAATATTAAATTTTTAAGATTATTCTTTTCAATTTTATTTACTTCAGATATTACAGTTTTTTGAACTTTATCGTACAAATCTTTATCACCATAATCTAATGCAAATTCCATAAGAGTCATAAGGGCATTAGGTGTACATACATTATGAATCTGTCCTGATTTGGCTAATTTCATAAATGTATCCCCAGTTCTTCCTTTTCGATAACAAGCAGTACAATAACTTGGAATAAAATTATCATCAACTAGTTCTTTTAATACTTCTAATGGACTACGATCATCTTCAATAGAAAATTGAGCAGCATCTTTACCATCTTCTTTTTCTCGGTATCCTCCTACACCTGTACATGAACCAGCACTTATTTGTGAAACTCCATAATTCATTAGTTCTTTTCTCATTTCTTTGCTTTCTCGAGTAGAAAGTATAATTCCAGTATATGGTACTGCTAATCTGATTATTGCTACTATTTTTTTAAATTCGTCATCTGATAAAATATTAGAAAACATATTTAAATCCATTCCCTCAGCTTTTTTAAGCCTCGGAACAGATATAGTGTGAAACCCTACTCCAAAATTATTTTCTAAATGCTCATTATGGAGCATTAAACCCATTACTTCAAATTTATAATCAGCTAAGCCAAAAAGCACACCACCACCAACATCATCTAATCCAGCTTCCATAGCTCTATCAAATGCTGTTAAGTGATATTCATAATTTCCTTTTAGGCTTTTGGGGTGTGTTGATTCATAAGTCGGTTGGTGATAGGTCTCTTGGAATAAGATATAAGTTCCTATATTTGCATCATAAAGTTTTTTATAGTTATCTACAGTTGTAGCAGCTATATTTACATTAATCCTTCTAATTTCACCATTTTGATTGGTTGTTTCATATATAGCATCTATAGCATCAATTATATATTCTATCGGACAATTAACTGGGTCTTCTCCTACTTCCAATGCTAATCTCTTATGCCCCATTTTTTCTAACAATTTAACTTCCTCTTGTATTTCTTCTCTAGAAAGCTTTCTTCTATTTATATGGTTATCTCTTTTATAACCACAATAAGTACAATTATTAACACAATAATTACTAATATATAGAGGAGCAAATACAACAACTCTGTTACCATAAATAGAGTCTTTAACTTGTCCTGCTAGCTTAAAAAGTTCTTTTAATTGTGATGGTTCTTTTATTTGTAATAAAATTGCAATATCTTTATGGGATAATCCCTTAACTGCTTTTGCCTTATTTAAAACACTTTGTATTTCGTCATTAGTTGCTTTGTTTGCATTTTCTAATAAATTATAGATATAATCATGATTTATAAACATATAACTACCTTCCCTTCCAACTTATATGGTCTCCTCGTGACATATCAATAGTAAAACCAGCCTTATTTATCTTATCTTCTATACAAGTTCTACATTTAGCAGCTTCATCTCCAGTGCAAATTTTGCCATCATAAAGAGCATATTTATCTCTAACAACAGTTGGAGATAAGTTTGGCATAACTACATTAGCTCCGGCTTGTAGCCCTTTTTCTCTTCCTAAAGGGTCAATACTACCAAGAGCAGTTGTTGCTGGTAAAAGAACTTTGGGTAAAAATAGTCTTATTATGGCCAACATTATTATAGTTTTATCTATTGTTCCAGAATTATTGTTTCTTAATGATGTGTCTTTATGTGGAATAAAAGGACCTATGCCAACCATGTGTGGCTGAAGCTCTTTTATGAACATTACATCTTTAACTAAATCTTCATTAGATTGTCCTGGTAACCCAATCATAAAACCTGCTCCTACTTGAAAGCCTATTTTCTTCAGATTCCATAAACATTTAATTCTACTTTCAAAACTTGAGTTCTTATGAAATTTATCATATAGTTCTTTCGAAGCTGTTTCATGTCTTAAAAGATATCTGTCCGCACCTGCATCAAAAAAATTTTTATAAGAATCATACGATTTTTCACCAATAGATAGAGTTATAGCTGAATCACTGTAATTTTTTTTAATTGTTTGTATTATTTCAACAATTTTATCATCTGTATAATAACTATCTTCTCCACCTTGGAGGACAAACGTTTTAAAACCTAACTTATTCCCTTCTTCACAACAGGATAATATTTGATCTAAACTCAATCTATATCTATCAATATTTTTGTTTTGAGCTCTAATACCACAGTATTCGCAACTTTTTTTGCAATAATTAGTAAACTCTATTAACCCTCTCATGAAAATCTTATTTCCATAAATATTTATTTTTGTTTTATTAGATTTTTCTATAATATCTTGTTTTATTTCAGTATTAATATTATTAAGCAAATATAATAACTCTTTTGAGTCAAGATTGTTTTGATAGTAGAGCTTATTAGTAATTTGTTTTAATGTCTTAATTTTAGATGACATTCTTATCAGTCCTTGTCTTTTATATCTTTTTTTGAGATAGAAGTTTTAACTTGAACATTTGGTATATTTCCTAGTTTTCCTGTTAGACTATTTATTTCATCTATTTCCCCAATAACAGTAATAGTTACTACTGAAATTCCCTCTTCTTCAAAAGGTATTCCCATTCGACCTCTAATGATTCCCTTAAAGTTAGCTATAACTTTATTAAATTGTTCTTGACTCATTAATGGTTCATCTAAAATAGCACTAATAACAGCAATTTTTTTCAACACAATCAACCTTTCGTATTTTTAATAACTAAATAAAAAAACCCTCCTTTCGTGAAAGGAAGGTATAATCGCAAAGAATTATTACATAAAAAGCTTACTTTAACAAATAAACTTTTTACAAAAAATTTATTGTAACTTCCTTTCAGATTAGATAAAATTCTTTTCTGTTAGGCAATTTCTTAATTAGTACAGATAATTAAAGAATATCTCTAAATATCTGAGCTATAATTATTTTAATATTAGCACTAATCATAAATTTTGCATAGGCTTAATGATATGGAAAATTAATAACATATTTGAATAGAATACTGCATTT from Candidatus Syntrophocurvum alkaliphilum includes these protein-coding regions:
- a CDS encoding AI-2E family transporter, whose amino-acid sequence is MNTNWNEKLIISLTVLVVLVSVVIGYSYVLPILKEITSITFIILFPFLLAIFIVNIIRPTQLFLERKTKLRRSFSAFILLLSFVIAVTFFFTVLLNILYREIMKLYNNLNQYSDLSMATLYDILDQLKYNELVLPGGIQLNEATITRIFADLQAFTDSVLNYSFKIAGNVPGFFLFLIISIIAAFFILVDYEKMRDKITNYFAKKNMGKVTDTITLAATSTLTFIKVYLFLVLLTATSAYIVFKLLNIEFALLLAIIVGILDIIPVIGPALLLLPWSGILFLTGNPINAFIILLFYIVMMIARRYLEPKIFGDLIGLNPFITLIALYGGFILGGIVGLVVAPVLTNIVIKTIEGLKSETG
- a CDS encoding transglycosylase domain-containing protein, with the translated sequence MRFIRKLVYLIIAMVIIIALVSYSFSSGVFFAIDWDNPEPLYLENIKIEKVGDSLVLGYTERNIKYVELHDIPQDLINAFIAIEDNRFFQHRGVDVKGVIRAIAVNIYFKELAQGGSTITQQLARNLFLGHDQTLERKIAEVSIAKQLEQRFSKEKILEMYLNQIYFGNGNWGISQAAKNYFYKNVEDLTLGESALLAGLVQAPSIYAPNKNWTSAINRQKIVLNRMVELEFITEKEAEEAILNY
- the hydG gene encoding [FeFe] hydrogenase H-cluster radical SAM maturase HydG: MFINHDYIYNLLENANKATNDEIQSVLNKAKAVKGLSHKDIAILLQIKEPSQLKELFKLAGQVKDSIYGNRVVVFAPLYISNYCVNNCTYCGYKRDNHINRRKLSREEIQEEVKLLEKMGHKRLALEVGEDPVNCPIEYIIDAIDAIYETTNQNGEIRRINVNIAATTVDNYKKLYDANIGTYILFQETYHQPTYESTHPKSLKGNYEYHLTAFDRAMEAGLDDVGGGVLFGLADYKFEVMGLMLHNEHLENNFGVGFHTISVPRLKKAEGMDLNMFSNILSDDEFKKIVAIIRLAVPYTGIILSTRESKEMRKELMNYGVSQISAGSCTGVGGYREKEDGKDAAQFSIEDDRSPLEVLKELVDDNFIPSYCTACYRKGRTGDTFMKLAKSGQIHNVCTPNALMTLMEFALDYGDKDLYDKVQKTVISEVNKIEKNNLKNLIFNNIERLKQGERDLYI
- the hydE gene encoding [FeFe] hydrogenase H-cluster radical SAM maturase HydE, which codes for MSSKIKTLKQITNKLYYQNNLDSKELLYLLNNINTEIKQDIIEKSNKTKINIYGNKIFMRGLIEFTNYCKKSCEYCGIRAQNKNIDRYRLSLDQILSCCEEGNKLGFKTFVLQGGEDSYYTDDKIVEIIQTIKKNYSDSAITLSIGEKSYDSYKNFFDAGADRYLLRHETASKELYDKFHKNSSFESRIKCLWNLKKIGFQVGAGFMIGLPGQSNEDLVKDVMFIKELQPHMVGIGPFIPHKDTSLRNNNSGTIDKTIIMLAIIRLFLPKVLLPATTALGSIDPLGREKGLQAGANVVMPNLSPTVVRDKYALYDGKICTGDEAAKCRTCIEDKINKAGFTIDMSRGDHISWKGR
- a CDS encoding TM1266 family iron-only hydrogenase system putative regulator codes for the protein MKKIAVISAILDEPLMSQEQFNKVIANFKGIIRGRMGIPFEEEGISVVTITVIGEIDEINSLTGKLGNIPNVQVKTSISKKDIKDKD